Proteins co-encoded in one Setaria viridis chromosome 9, Setaria_viridis_v4.0, whole genome shotgun sequence genomic window:
- the LOC117840884 gene encoding uncharacterized protein isoform X3, protein MACCFLRAAAAPRLHLYRTAASQQLPSPLTVLRKGVSGQSVLPLTDSIESFQGPSVQNTPRIPLYDDSIPSGILDTLSNPTDGVTRADPSKGRIMLVDGTSVMYRSYYKILAQLQHGQLEHADGNGDWVLTIFKALSLLLDMLEFIPSHAAVVFDHDGVPYGHYTAMPSKECHMAKGMTFRHMLYPAYKSNRTPTPDTVVQGMQYLKASIKAMSIKVIEVPGVEADDVIGTLAVNSVSAGYKVRIVSPDKDFFQILSPSLRLLRIAPRGSGMVSFGVEDFVKRYGALKPSQFVDVVALSGDKADNIPGVDGIGDVNAVKLITKFGSLENLLKSVDEVEDERIKQHHVSRMEWWM, encoded by the exons ATGGCCTGTTgcttcctccgcgccgccgcggcgccccgcCTCCACCTCTACCGCACCGCTGCTTCCCAGCAGCTCCCGTCGCCACTAACCGTTCTCAGGAAG GGCGTTTCAGGGCAGTCAGTTCTGCCACTCACAGACTCGATTGAGAGTTTTCAAGGACCATCAGTGCAGAATACTCCACGGATTCCACTGTATGATGACAGCATACCCTCAGGCATATTGGACACATTGTCGAATCCGACCGATGGTGTCACTCGTGCTGATCCTTCAAAGGGCAGAATAATGCTTGTTGATGGAACCTCAGTGATGTACAGATCCTACTACAAGATATTGG CACAACTGCAGCATGGCCAGTTGGAGCATGCTGATGGAAATGGAGATTGGGTTTTGACTATATTCAAAGCTCTATCCCTG CTTCTTGACATGCTGGAGTTCATTCCATCTCATGCTGCG GTCGTGTTTGACCATGATG GAGTTCCATATGGTCATTATACTGCCATGCCATCCAAAGAATGTCACATGGCAAAAG GAATGACCTTTCGTCATATGCTGTACCCTGCTTACAAGAGCAACCGCACCCCAACACCAGACACAGTTGTCCAGGGTATGCAGTACTTGAAGGCATCCATTAAGGCAATGTCAATCAAAGTAATTGAG GTCCCAGGTGTTGAAGCTGATGATGTTATTGGCACCCTGGCTGTAAACAGTGTGTCGGCTGGTTACAAG GTGCGGATTGTCTCTCCTGATAAAGACTTCTTCCAAATTTTGTCACCTTCTTTGCGTTTGCTCAGGATTGCTCCACGCGGTTCTGG AATGGTTTCATTTGGGGTTGAAGACTTCGTCAAGAGATATGGAGCTCTGAAACCCTCGCAGTTTGTTGATGTTGTTGCGCTTTCAGGAGACAAGGCTGACAATATACCTG GAGTTGACGGAATTGGAGATGTTAATGCAGTAAAGCTGATAACTAAGTTTG
- the LOC117840884 gene encoding uncharacterized protein isoform X4: protein MACCFLRAAAAPRLHLYRTAASQQLPSPLTVLRKGVSGQSVLPLTDSIESFQGPSVQNTPRIPLYDDSIPSGILDTLSNPTDGVTRADPSKGRIMLVDGTSVMYRSYYKILAQLQHGQLEHADGNGDWVLTIFKALSLLLDMLEFIPSHAAVVFDHDGVPYGHYTAMPSKECHMAKGMTFRHMLYPAYKSNRTPTPDTVVQGMQYLKASIKAMSIKVIEVPGVEADDVIGTLAVNSVSAGYKVRIVSPDKDFFQILSPSLRLLRIAPRGSGMVSFGVEDFVKRYGALKPSQFVDVVALSGDKADNIPGVDGIGDVNAVKLITKFGSLENLLKSVDEVEDERIKQALCTEDPRI from the exons ATGGCCTGTTgcttcctccgcgccgccgcggcgccccgcCTCCACCTCTACCGCACCGCTGCTTCCCAGCAGCTCCCGTCGCCACTAACCGTTCTCAGGAAG GGCGTTTCAGGGCAGTCAGTTCTGCCACTCACAGACTCGATTGAGAGTTTTCAAGGACCATCAGTGCAGAATACTCCACGGATTCCACTGTATGATGACAGCATACCCTCAGGCATATTGGACACATTGTCGAATCCGACCGATGGTGTCACTCGTGCTGATCCTTCAAAGGGCAGAATAATGCTTGTTGATGGAACCTCAGTGATGTACAGATCCTACTACAAGATATTGG CACAACTGCAGCATGGCCAGTTGGAGCATGCTGATGGAAATGGAGATTGGGTTTTGACTATATTCAAAGCTCTATCCCTG CTTCTTGACATGCTGGAGTTCATTCCATCTCATGCTGCG GTCGTGTTTGACCATGATG GAGTTCCATATGGTCATTATACTGCCATGCCATCCAAAGAATGTCACATGGCAAAAG GAATGACCTTTCGTCATATGCTGTACCCTGCTTACAAGAGCAACCGCACCCCAACACCAGACACAGTTGTCCAGGGTATGCAGTACTTGAAGGCATCCATTAAGGCAATGTCAATCAAAGTAATTGAG GTCCCAGGTGTTGAAGCTGATGATGTTATTGGCACCCTGGCTGTAAACAGTGTGTCGGCTGGTTACAAG GTGCGGATTGTCTCTCCTGATAAAGACTTCTTCCAAATTTTGTCACCTTCTTTGCGTTTGCTCAGGATTGCTCCACGCGGTTCTGG AATGGTTTCATTTGGGGTTGAAGACTTCGTCAAGAGATATGGAGCTCTGAAACCCTCGCAGTTTGTTGATGTTGTTGCGCTTTCAGGAGACAAGGCTGACAATATACCTG GAGTTGACGGAATTGGAGATGTTAATGCAGTAAAGCTGATAACTAAGTTTG
- the LOC117835784 gene encoding proline-rich receptor-like protein kinase PERK15, with protein sequence MAAPLDHMLGMTANSDNSSGSPSPPSNTSSSPPPSSPSGPPPKSPGSNSPPSSPPTPSQSPSPPVPSLSPPTTATPQNGSALPPPAPAADRALPAAPSRQSPSPPAAKRSGGESDKSGRSKSGGSSNGSPPVAAIVAGVVIGVLAFGLLMCIAACVCCTKKKKKKPPRMNMPYYIDEHGNVFYANSMPKWQNSGAMIDHGGGGWHAPFSPASADMSGSHGPGQLPPPSPGMPSLGFTKSSYSYEELASATSGFASANVLGQGGFGYVYKGVLPGSGKEVAVKQLKAGSGQGEREFQAEVEIISRVHHRHLVSLVGYCVSGSSQRLLVYEFVPNNTLEHHLHGKGVPVMNWPTRLAIALGSAKGLAYLHEDCHPRIIHRDIKAANILLDENFEAKVADFGLAKLTTDTNTHVSTRVMGTFGYLAPEYASSGKLTDKSDVFSFGVMLLELITGKRPVDPTNYMEDSLVDWARPLLAHALSEGGNFDELLDPRLENRVDRLELERMCASAAAAVRHSAKRRPKMKQIVRALEGDALLDDLNEGVKPGQSMMFSSSSEYDSGGNYTSNISRFRKVAFESSECSNDYSATSESGEAAAIRRQQHY encoded by the exons ATGGCTGCGCCGCTAGACCACATGCTCGGCATGACGGCAAACTCGGATAATTCCTCGGGGTCACCGTCACCACCGAGTAacacgtcgtcgtcgccgcctccctccaGCCCGTCGGGGCCACCGCCCAAGTCACCCGGCTCGAACTCGCCACCGTCTTCGCCGCCCACACCGTCGCAATCTCCGTCGCCACCGGTACCGTCGCTGTCGCCTCCAACAACGGCGACGCCGCAGAATGGCAGCGCGTTGCCACCCCCGGCGCCAGCAGCGGATAGAGCCTTGCCGGCCGCGCCGTCGAGGCAGTCCCCGTcaccaccggcggcgaagcgcAGCGGCGGTGAGTCCGACAAGAGCGGCCGCAGCAAGAGCGGTGGCAGCAGCAACGGGTCGCCGCCGGTGGCTGCCATCGTGGCCGGCGTGGTGATCGGGGTCCTGGCCTTCGGCCTGCTGATGTGCATCGCGGCGTGCGTGTGctgcaccaagaagaagaagaagaagcccccGCGCATGAACATGCCCTACTACATCGACGAGCACG GGAACGTGTTTTACGCGAACAGCATGCCCAAGTGGCAGAACAGCGGGGCGATGATAGaccacggcggcgggggctggcaCGCGCCGTtctcgccggcgagcgcggACATGAGCGGGTCGCACGGGCCGGggcagctgccgccgccatcgccgggcATGCCGTCGCTGGGGTTCACCAAGAGCTCCTACTCGTACGAGGAGCTGGCGTCCGCGACGAGCGGGTTCGCGTCGGCGAACGTGCTGGGACAGGGCGGGTTCGGGTACGTGTACAAGGGCGTGCTCCCGGGCAGCGGCAAGGAGGTGGCGGTGAAGCAGCTCAAGGCCGGGAGCGGGCAAGGCGAGCGCGAGTTCCAGGCCGAGGTGGAGATCATCAGCcgcgtccaccaccgccacctcgtcTCCCTCGTCGGCTACTGCGTCTCGGGCTCCTCCCAGCGCCTGCTCGTCTACGAGTTCGTGCCCAACAACACCCTCGAGCACCACCTCCACG GGAAGGGCGTCCCGGTGATGAACTGGCCGACGAGGCTCGCCATCGCGCTCGGCTCCGCCAAGGGCCTGGCTTACCTGCACGAAGACT GCCATCCCAGGATCATCCACCGTGACATCAAGGCAGCCAACATCCTTTTGGACGAAAATTTCGAGGCTAAG GTCGCGGATTTTGGACTTGCCAAGCTGACCACGGACACCAACACGCACGTCTCCACGCGCGTCATGGGAACTTTCGG GTACTTGGCCCCGGAGTACGCGTCGAGCGGCAAGCTCACGGACAAGTCGGACGTGTTCTCCTTCGGCGTCATGCTCCTGGAGCTCATCACCGGCAAGAGACCCGTTGATCCCACAAACTACATGGAGGACAGCCTGGTCGACTGG GCGAGGCCCCTCTTGGCGCACGCCTTGTCCGAAGGAGGCAACTTCGACGAGCTGCTCGACCCGCGGCTGGAGAACAGGGTCGACCGGCTGGAGCTGGAGCGCATgtgcgcctccgccgccgccgccgtgcgccactCCGCCAAGCGGCGCCCCAAGATGAAACAG ATCGTTCGCGCTCTGGAGGGCGACGCGTTGCTGGACGACCTGAACGAAGGGGTGAAGCCGGGGCAGAGCATGATGTTTAGCTCCAGCTCCGAGTACGACTCCGGCGGCAACTACACCTCCAACATCAGCAGGTTCAGGAAGGTGGCCTTCGAGAGCAGCGAGTGCAGCAACGACTACAGCGCCACAAGCGAgtccggggaggcggcggcgatccgTCGACAGCAACATTACTGA
- the LOC117837740 gene encoding coatomer subunit gamma-1 yields the protein MDPSAKRARNRQPESSVASRVPHRTAGQGQPSTRGKTISSRSIVPSFPARANPATHRHSTRRRMPRSLVEGDLAGPEMAQPYMKKDDDDDEEVEYSPFFGIEKGAVLQEARAFHDPQLDVRRCSQVITKLLYLLNQGETFTKVEATEVFFAVTKLFQSSDAGLRRLVYLMIKELSPSSDEVIIVTSSLMKDMNSKTDMYRANAIRVLCRIIDGTLLTQIERYLKQAIVDKNPVVASAALVSGIHLAQANPEIVKRWSNEVQEAVQSRAPLVQFHGLALLHQIRQNDRLAVSKLVSSLTRGSVRSPLAQCLLIRYASQVMRESSTNTQNGDRLFFDFLESSLRHKSDMVMLEAARKITEMDVTSRELAPAIAVLQSFLSPSSKPVLRFAAVRTLNKVAMIRPLAVTNCNVDLESLISDTNRSIATLAITTLLKTGNESSVDRLMKQITNFMSDIADEFKIVVVEAIRSLCLKFPLKYRSMLNFLSNSLREEGGFEYKKAIVDSIVTLISEIPDAKEIGLLHLCEFIEDCEFTYLSSQILHFLGNEGPRTSDPSRYIRYIYNRVILENATVRASAVSTLAKFGALVDTLKPRIFVLLRRCLFDTEDEVRDRATLYLQTLGGEVVIGNNEKDAKDFLFGSFDVPLANLEASLRTYEPSEEPFDISLVSRDIRSLPLQEKKAPGKKAPAAAASAPVSAVDAYEKMLSSIPEFSGFGRLFKSSEPVELTEAETEYAVNVVKHIYDSYVVLQYNCTNTIEEQLLENVTVCVDSSVAEEFSEICSKPLASLPYNSTGQIFVAFEKPERLPAIGKMFNLLKFTVKEVDTFTGEADEDGVDDEYQLEDFEIFAADYMLRVAVSNFRNAWENMDPESERVDEYGLGVRESLAEAVSAVINILGMQPCEGTEVVPRNARSHTCLLSGVFIGDVKVLVRLSFGLSGPNEVAMKLAVRSDDPEVSDKIHEIVASG from the exons ATGGACCCGAGCGCAAAAAGGGCGCGCAACCGCCAACCAGAGTCCAGCGTCGCGTCCCGAGTCCCGCATCGCACCGCAGGCCAAGGCCAGCCTTCGACCCGGGGCAAAACGATCTCGTCTCGGTCCATCGTTCCTTCCTTCCCCGCCCGAGCCAACCCCGCCACCCACCGGCACAGCACCCGGCGTCGCATGCCTCGCTCCCTCGTCGAAGGTGACCTGGCCGGACCGGAGATGGCGCAGCCGTACATGaagaaggacgacgacgacgacgaggaag TCGAATATTCGCCATTCTTTGGGATCGAGAAGGGAGCTGTTCTGCAGGAGGCGCGGGCTTTCCACGATCCACAACTTGATGTCAGACGGTGCTCGCAA GTCATCACCAAGCTATTATATTTGCTCAATCAAGGAGAGACATTCACAAAG GTTGAGGCCACCGAAGTCTTCTTTGCAGTAACAAAGTTGTTCCAGTCTAGTGATGCTGGTCTTAGGAGGCTGGTGTATTTAATGATCAAAGAGCTTTCTCCATCATCAGATGAG GTCATCATAGTCACAAGCTCATTGATGAAGGATATGAACAGCAAGACAGATATGTACCGTGCCAATGCTATTAGAGTTCTTTGTAGAATAATTGATGGCACCCTACTAACTCAAATTGAAAGATATTTGAAGCAAGCTATTGTTGACAAGAATCCAGTGGTTGCTAGTGCTGCTCTTGTTAGTGGCATCCACCTGGCTCAG GCAAACCCAGAAATTGTGAAAAGATGGAGCAATGAAGTCCAAGAAGCTGTTCAATCAAGAGCTCCGCTTGTCCAGTTTCATGGTCTTGCTCTTCTTCACCAG ATCAGGCAGAATGATCGGTTGGCTGTTAGCAAGCTAGTTTCCAGTTTGACAAGGGGATCTGTCCGTTCTCCTCTTGCACAATGTCTTCTGATTCGTTACGCAAGTCAG GTTATGCGTGAGTCAAGCACGAACACACAAAATGGTGACCGTCTATTTTTTGATTTTCTGGAATCATCCCTCAGACATAAATCAGATATGGTGATGTTAGAAGCTGCACGGAAAATAACTGAGATGGATGTTACAAGTCGTGAATTGGCCCCAGCAATTGCCGTGTTGCAGTCATTTTTGAGTCCATCATCCAAGCCTGTGCTTCGATTTGCTGCTGTTCGGACTCTCAATAAG GTTGCCATGATACGCCCTCTGGCGGTGACAAACTGCAACGTGGACTTGGAGAGTTTGATCTCAGACACGAATAGGAGTATAGCAACCCTGGCAATCACTACTCTTCTTAAAACTGGCAATGAATCAAGCGTGGATCGCCTCATGAAACAGATTACCAATTTCATGTCTGACATAGCAGATGAATTCAAGATAGTTGTTGTCGAAGCTATACGGTCTCTGTGCCTGAAGTTCCCGCTCAAATATCGCTCAAT GTTGAATTTTCTGAGCAACAGTTTAAGAGAAGAAGGGGGGTTCGAGTATAAAAAGGCCATAGTGGATTCCATAGTTACTCTGATCAGTGAGATACCAGATGCCAAAGAAATTGGCCTGCTACATCTCTGCGAATTCATTGAAGACTGCGAATTCACATATCTTTCTAGTCAG aTATTGCATTTTCTGGGAAATGAAGGGCCAAGGACATCAGATCCAAGCAGGTACATTCGCTACATCTACAACCGTGTGATATTGGAAAATGCCACTGTTCGTGCTAGTGCTGTCAGCACGCTGGCAAAGTTTGGTGCCCTAGTTGACACGCTCAAG CCTCGGATCTTCGTTCTCCTGCGACGATGCCTGTTTGATACTGAAGATGAG GTTCGTGATCGTGCTACACTCTATCTCCAAACTCTTGGTGGTGAAGTTGTCATTGGTAACAATGAGAAGGATGCGAAAGACTTCCTATTTGGATCTTTTGATGTGCCACTTGCCAACTTAGAAGCAAGCCTAAGAACCTAT GAACCTTCGGAGGAGCCTTTTGACATTTCATTGGTGTCGAGAGATATCAGGTCGCTACCACTTCAAGAGAAgaaggcccctggaaagaaggCACCTGCTGCCGCGGCCTCTGCACCTGTTTCAGCTGTTGATGCTTATGAGAAGATGCTTTCATCCATTCCTGAGTTCTCTGGGTTTGGAAGACTCTTCAAG TCCTCTGAACCCGTGGAGCTGACGGAGGCAGAAACTGAATATGCTGTTAATGTGGTTAAGCACATTTATGATAGCTATGTTGTATTGCAGTACAATTGTACAAACACTATAGAAGAACAACTGCTAGAAAAT GTCACTGTTTGCGTTGACTCCTCAGTTGCTGAGGAGTTTTCAGAAATTTGTTCAAAGCCTCTGGCAAGCTTGCCTTATAATTCTACTGGGCAAATTTTTGTTGCTTTTGAAAAGCCGGAGCGCCTACCTGCTATTGgaaaaatgtttaatttgctgAAGTTTACTGTTAAAGAG GTTGACACATTTACAGGGGAAGCTGATGAGGATGGTGTGGATGATGAATACCAGTTAGAGGACTTCGAAATTTTTGCAGCTGATTATATGCTGAGGGTTGCTGTCTCAAACTTCAGAAATGCCTGGGAAAATATGGACCCAGAGAGTGAGCGTGTTGATGAGTATGGTCTTGGGGTTAGAGAGAGCTTGGCTGAGGCTGTCAGTGCTGTTATTAACATCCTTGGGATGCAGCCGTGTGAG gGCACTGAGGTTGTACCGAGAAATGCAAGATCCCACACCTGCCTGCTTTCTGGTGTGTTTATCGGTGATGTGAAGGTTCTAGTCAGGTTGTCATTTGGACTCAGTGGGCCCAACGAAGTGGCGATGAAGCTGGCTGTCAGATCAGATGACCCTGAAGTCAGTGACAAGATTCACGAGATTGTGGCCAGTGGATGA